The following coding sequences are from one Treponema bryantii window:
- a CDS encoding glycoside hydrolase family 5 protein, whose amino-acid sequence MKQFKGFMHGVNLGGWFSQCNHTEERYDTFIKEEDFKTIADWGLDHIRLPIDYELVENADGQKLEKGYERIRKAAEWCKTNNLNMILDLHKTCGFSFDIGYQESGFFDDEKLQERFYKLWESLAESFKDIFAGSNNEICFELLNEVTDQAYCKKWNAIAKTCIELIRKIAPTTKILVGSYWNNSLASVKDLDEPYDENIVYNFHCYEPLLFTHQGAPWVGQKMNPDFRFPLKSKFSDYIKMTSEKVGQIGTAFGAFSPDVTVDVSYFETIFAEAVKVAEDRNVLLYCGEYGVIEKATPEDTLEWYKLISTVFNNHGIGRAAWSYRQMDFGLSDSHLDAVRSELIKYL is encoded by the coding sequence CTTTCATTAAGGAAGAAGATTTTAAGACAATTGCTGACTGGGGACTGGATCATATCCGATTGCCGATTGATTATGAACTTGTAGAAAATGCTGACGGACAGAAACTTGAAAAAGGCTATGAAAGAATCCGAAAAGCTGCTGAATGGTGTAAGACAAATAACCTCAACATGATTCTGGACCTTCATAAAACCTGCGGATTTTCTTTTGATATCGGTTATCAGGAATCAGGCTTTTTTGATGATGAAAAACTCCAGGAACGTTTTTATAAACTCTGGGAGTCACTTGCAGAAAGCTTTAAGGATATTTTTGCAGGATCAAATAACGAAATCTGTTTTGAACTTTTGAATGAAGTTACTGATCAGGCTTACTGCAAAAAGTGGAATGCAATTGCAAAGACTTGTATTGAACTAATCAGAAAGATTGCTCCAACAACAAAAATCCTGGTAGGAAGCTACTGGAACAATTCTCTGGCATCTGTAAAAGACCTGGACGAACCATACGACGAAAACATCGTATATAACTTCCACTGCTATGAACCGCTGTTGTTTACACATCAGGGTGCACCTTGGGTTGGACAGAAAATGAATCCTGATTTCAGATTCCCTCTTAAATCAAAATTTTCAGATTATATTAAAATGACTTCAGAAAAGGTTGGTCAGATTGGAACAGCTTTCGGAGCTTTTTCTCCTGATGTGACTGTTGATGTTTCTTACTTCGAAACAATTTTTGCAGAAGCTGTAAAGGTTGCAGAAGACAGAAACGTTCTGCTTTATTGCGGTGAATACGGAGTCATCGAAAAGGCAACTCCAGAAGACACTCTTGAATGGTATAAGCTGATTTCAACAGTTTTCAACAACCACGGAATCGGTCGTGCAGCCTGGAGTTATCGCCAGATGGACTTTGGATTAAGTGACAGCCATCTGGATGCAGTTCGTTCAGAACTTATCAAATA